The proteins below come from a single Papaver somniferum cultivar HN1 chromosome 11, ASM357369v1, whole genome shotgun sequence genomic window:
- the LOC113322329 gene encoding F-box/LRR-repeat protein At3g59200-like produces MGVGEDRISKLPDPFVHHILSFLPTKCAVSTTILSKRWENVWVSIPVLDFLDMGPRRIILTGGRAYDEQATMLETYKFMDFMDRVLIQRNMLNIKKFCLNCENGYFDRKRVNSWITTAMKCEVEEFILFGEQYWLELPDSISLPRLKIFRLTEIIFDDEKLARKLFSSCPVLEELYLTNCGWENFDFISFSAPALKFFTLTGGGISRMEYARIKD; encoded by the exons ATGGGTGTGGGAGAGGATAGGATTAGTAAACTTCCTGATCCATTTGTTCATCATatactctcatttcttccaactaAATGCGCAGTTTCCACTACCATTTTATCGAAAAGATGGGAGAATGTCTGGGTATCTATTCCGGTTCTTGATTTTCTCGACATGGGACCTCGTAGAATCATTTTAACAGGGGGGAGAGCTTATGATGAACAAGCCACTATGTTGGAGACGTATAAGTTCATGGATTTTATGGATAGAGTATTGATTCAACGCAATATGTTAAACATAAAGAAGTTTTGTCTTAACTGTGAAAATGGGTATTTCGATCGTAAGCGGGTGAATTCATGGATCACGACGGCAATGAAATGTGAAGTTGAAGAGTTCATTCTTTTTGG AGAACAATATTGGCTGGAGCTTCCGGACTCAATTTCTCTTCCAAGACTTAAGATCTTTCGGCTTACAGAGATTATATTTGATGATGAGAAATTGGCAAGGAAGCTCTTTTCTAGTTGCCCAGTACTTGAAGAATTGTATTTGACCAATTGTGGCTGGGAGAATTTTGATTTCATAAGTTTTTCAGCTCCTGCATTGAAGTTCTTCACTCTAACTGGTGGTGGGATTAGTAGAATGGAATATGCCAGGATCAAAGATTGA